In Candidatus Melainabacteria bacterium RIFOXYA2_FULL_32_9, the genomic stretch ATTTAAATTTTGATGATAATTATCAGCTAATCTTGATTTCTTTGCAGGATTCTCACGATTTAGAGGTCACAAAAAAATTTAATGAAATTTTAAAGTTGAAGAATCCTAATTTTGATATTCATCTGGCATCCAATTTATCAATATCTAGTAGTATTTCATTAATAAGTCAATTGGATTATATTATTGCAATGAGATATCATGCTAGTCTTATTGCTATAAAATCCAGTATTCCTACTTTAGCTATATCTTATGATCCTAAGGTTGAAATTTTATCTAAAGAAGCAGAAATTCCATATATTTTTATTGAAAATTTAAATAAAGAAGAGTTAAATAAGAAAATATGTGAATTAATTGAAAAAAAATCCAGTTATGAAGATAAATTAAGAGATTTCTCGGCTAAAAAGGAACTTGAATCTCGACAAAATGTAGATTTATTGAGTAAAATGTTAGTTGATAAGAAAATAGTCAAGGGTTAAAAATTGAGTGTAACGGCAGAAAAAAGTAATAAAAGAGTTTCTATACTGGGGTATCCTTTAGATCTTGTAAATATGGAAAGTGCTCTGGATATTGCTGAAAATTACATAAAATCAGCAAAAAGTGCTCATATAATTACACTTAATCCTGAAATGATAATGCAGTCAGCCAATAATCCTGTACTTGATGAAGCAATTAAAAATGCAGAATTGATAATACCTGATGGTATAGGAATTATACTCACACTCAGAAAGCTTGGAATATATAATATTGAACAGCTTCCCGGGATTGAATTTTCATACAATTTAATACAAAAGTGTGTTAAGAATAATTATAGAGTAGGTTTTTTGGGTGCATCAAAAGAAGTAATTGAATGTATGATTCAAGAATTTACATCTAAACATCCTTCTATGAATATTGTTTTTGTGCGTGATGGCTATTTTAATACTGAGCAAGAGTTGGGAATTGTAGAAGATCTAAAATCATCAGGAGTTCAGGTTCTATTTGTGGCTCTTGGAGTTCCAAAACAGGAATTATGGATAAAAAAATATAAAGAAGTTTTAGATACAACTGTAATGGTAGGTGTTGGCGGCAGTTTTGATGTATGGGCTAAAAAAGTTAAAAGAGCCCCTTTATTCTTTAGAAAGATAGGATTAGAATGGTTTTTTAGGCTTATAAGTCAGCCATCCCGTTTTAGTAGGATGTTTCCAGTATTACCTTTATTCTTTATTAAAGTCATGTTGGATAAAAAATATACAAGAAAAGAGAGCTGAAATGACTAGATTGTCTGGGTTAAGTGAGAAAGAAATAGCTGAATTATCAAAAATATCAAGAAAAATTAGAGAATATGTTGTAAGTATGATCCATGCTGCTAAGTCAGGTCATACAGGTGGTTCACTTTCAGCAGTAGACCTATTGGTTGTATTATATTTTAAACACTTAAAGCACTATAAAGATTGGGATAAAGATCCTAATTGGCTGGAGAGAGATAGATTCGTCCTTTCAAAAGGGCATGCTTCTCCAACTTTATACTCGGTTCTTGCAGAGAGTGGATATTTGAATGTAGAAGAATTAAAAACATTTAGAGCTTTATATTCCAGATTACAAGGGCATCCTACATATGGAAGGTTGCCTGGAATAGAGGTTTCAACCGGTTCTTTAGGACAGGGACTATCACTTGCTAATGGTATCGCTTTAGGATTAAAGCTTGATAATAGATCGTCCAGAGTGTATTGCCTTTTAGGTGATGGTGAAATTCAAGAAGGGCAGGTTTGGGAAGCGGCTATGTCTGCAGCCCATTATAAGCTTAATAATATCACTGCAATTGTAGATAGAAATTGTTTGCAAATAGATGGTAATACTGAATGTGTTATGTCTCTTGAACCTGTTGAAGAAAAATGGAAAGGTTTTGGCTGGCAAGTTATTAAGATAAACGGGCATGACCACCAGGAAATTTATGAGGCTCTTCAGCAATCCATTAGTTTAAGTCAGGAAAAAAATTCACCAGTTATGATCATTGCTGATACTGTTAAGGGTAAAGGTGTTAGTTTTATGGAAAATAATCCATCCTGGCATGGGAAGGCTCCAAATGATGAGGAGCTTAAGAAGGCTTTAGAAGAAATAAGAGGATTATAGATAAATTATGTTAACGGATAAAGTAATTAAAGCTTCTCCAAGGGCTGCTTATGGTGAAACCCTTATAGAATTAGGGCATAAAAATCCAAATATAGTTGTATTTGATGCGGATTTATNNNNNNNNNNNNNNNNNNNNNNNNNNNNNNNNNNNNNNNNNNNNNNNNNNNNNNNNNNNNNNNNNNNNNNNNNNNNNNNNNNNNNNNNNNNNNNNNNNNNNNNNNNNNNNNNNNNNNNNNNNNNNNNNNNNNNNNNNNNNNNNNNNNNNNCAGGAAGAGCATGGGATCAGATAAGAAATTCCATCGCATATCCTAAATTTAACGTTAAAATTGTTGCTACCCATGGTGGAGTTACTGTAGGTGAAGATGGAGCAAGTCATCAGGCTCTTGAAGATATAAGCTTAATGAGAAGCATACCTAATATGGTTGTTATTGTTCCTGGTGATAGTACAGAAGCTAAGAGTGCGATTAAATTTGCTGTAGAATATAAAGGTCCTGTTTATATAAGACTCGCAAGAACAAATATGCCTGTTATTTTTGATGAGGATAAATATTCATTTGATTTTCCTAAAGCACGAGTTTTGGTTGAAGGTATAGATGTTACGCTACTTGCTAATGGGGAAACCATTTATGAAGCATTAATGTGTGCTAAAATGCTTGCAGATAAAGGAATACTTGCGGAAGTCATTAATGTTCCTGTTATTAAGCCTCTTGATAAGGACACAATAATTGAAAGTGCAAAGAAAACAGGTGCAATTGTTACAATTGAAAATCATTCAATTATTGGTGGTCTTGGTAGTGCTGTTTGTGAGGCTATATGTGAAAATAATCCTGTTTTAGTCAAAAGAATCGGTGTAAGAGATGAATTTGGTCAGAGTGGAAAAGAACATGAGTTAATGGCAGAATATGATTTAACAGCAGATAAATTTATTTATGACATAATAGATTTAATAGAGAGAAAAGCAGCGTGTTAAATGATTAAACTTGTAAATCTAACTAAATTCTATGGAAATCATTGTGCTGTAGATAATATAAACTTGCATATTAAAGTTGGTGAGTTTGTATTTTTAGTAGGTTCAAGCGGTGCCGGTAAATCTACTATAATGAGGCTCATGTATAGAGAAGAATTACCAACCAGAGGTGCT encodes the following:
- a CDS encoding transketolase; this translates as MTRLSGLSEKEIAELSKISRKIREYVVSMIHAAKSGHTGGSLSAVDLLVVLYFKHLKHYKDWDKDPNWLERDRFVLSKGHASPTLYSVLAESGYLNVEELKTFRALYSRLQGHPTYGRLPGIEVSTGSLGQGLSLANGIALGLKLDNRSSRVYCLLGDGEIQEGQVWEAAMSAAHYKLNNITAIVDRNCLQIDGNTECVMSLEPVEEKWKGFGWQVIKINGHDHQEIYEALQQSISLSQEKNSPVMIIADTVKGKGVSFMENNPSWHGKAPNDEELKKALEEIRGL